TCGAGATGTACCCCTCGCTCGCCGGACTCGATCTCGTATGGGAATCGCTGACGGGAGCGACTCCGGCCCTGGCGCCCGCGACTATGGCATACTTGGGACTGTTGGGGATGGCGTCAACGTACCGTCACCCGGGAGGAGGGATGTCGTGATGCGCTCGTCTGGATGGCTCCGCTCACTGTTGGTTCTTGTTCTCACCCTCGGATTGTCCGCCAGTGGGGTCTTGCTGTTCGCGCAGGTCGGAAAGAACAACGGGGTCGTCAACCCCAATCTCGCCGGCAAGGACGAGCTTCTCGCCCTTCCGCACCTCGATGAGACCGTCGTGACCGCCATCATGGAAAAGCGCCCTTTTCTGAGCATGATGGATCTGCACGGCCTGCTCAAACAATCGGTGAGCGACGACGCGTTGAAGGAGCTCTACGTCAAGATGTTCGTACCCATCAACCTCAATACCGCGAGCGAGGACGAGATCCTTCTGGTCCCCAGCGTCGGCCCGCGCATGGCGCACGAGTTCGAGGAGTATCGTCCCTACAAAGCTCTGGCTCAGTTCCGGCGAGAGATGGGCAAGTACGTCGATGACGCGGAGGTGGCGCGCTTGGAGCAGTACGTCTTCGTGCCCATCGATCTCAACACCGCTACCGAGGAAGACATTCTCAGCATACCCGGCGTGGGCGACCGTATGCTGAAAGAGTTTCTCGAGTATCGCCCATACCAGAGCATGGCGCAGTTTCGGCGCGAGATCGGCAAATACGTGGACGACAAGGAGCTCGCGCGGCTCGAGCGGTACGTCACGCTCAACCAGCCGTAACCCAGCACAGTTTTGGAGTGCCGCATCGGCGGCGCTCGGACTCCGGTCATCGATCCCGTGCGCTCCGTTGGGCGGGGGAGGTACAATCGCGCCCGATGGCTCGGACGCTCGTCGTAGTCCTCCTTCTCGCGGTGGCGTGCGGCCCCGCGGCGACGGAAACCGGCCAGGTCGTCGACTCGATCTCCTCGTTCATCCAGGAAGAGATGACGACCAAGACCATTCCGGCGCTTTCGATCGCGCTCGTCGACTCCGACGAGACCGTTTGGGCGACGGGGTACGGCCATGCGGACGCCGAGTCCGGACTCGCGGCCACCGCCGAGACCGTCTATCGGGTGGGCTCGGTCTCGAAGCTCTTCACGGACATCGCCGTGATGCAGCTCGTGGAAAGGGGTGAGCTCGACCTCGACGCCCCGCTCGCGGAGTACGTCCCCGAGCTGTCTTTCTCGAAAGACGTGACTCTGCGACAGCTCATGTCGCATCGCGCGGGCGTTGTTCGCGAACCGCCGGTGGGCAACTATTTCGACCCGAGTGAGCCGACGCTCGAAGCGACGATCGAGAGTCTGGACGGATTGCCCCTGGTCTACGAGCCCGAAAGCCGTACCAAGTACTCGAACGCGGGCATCGCCCTCGTCGGCTACGTACTCGAGCGGACGCAGGACGCCCCGTTCACCGACTACATCGAGAAGAATGTGCTGTCCGCATTTGGAATGTCCCACTCGAGCTTCGTGCCGCCTCCGGAGGTCGCCACCGGTACGATGTGGACCTACGACGGCCGGGTCTTCGAGGCCCCGACCTTTCAGCTCGGCATGGCGCCGGCGGGCAGTCTCTATGCCTCGGTCGATGATTTGGCTCGATTCATGAGCGCCCTCTTTCGCGGCGGCGACGGCGTGATCTCACCCCGAACGCTCGCGTCCATGTTCGAGCCGCAGTTTCGCCACCGAGATCCCTCCGCATCCTACGGCCTCGGGTTCTCGATCGGAGAGCTCGACGGTGCCCGGCTGGTCCGCCACGGAGGCGCGATCTACGGGTTCTCCACCGAGCTCGCGTTCTTGCCGGAAGAGAAGCTCGGGGTCGTTGCCGTCGCCTCGAAGGATTTCACCAACGCCGTCGTCGAGCGGATCGCTCGCCACGCCCTCCGTTGCCTCTTGGCGGCGAAGAGCGGACTGCCCCTTCCTCGAGCGGAGACGACCTCGCCGCTGCCTTCGGGCAAGGCTCGGGAGCTCGCCGGCCGTTACCCCGACTTCCGCTTGCTGGCACGCGGTGACCGGCTTTATCTCGACGAGAAAGCGAACGTCGTCGAAGTCCGGATGCGCGGAGGCGAGCTCGTCGTGGACTCGCCGATCGCCTACGGCCGGGTGGTAGACCCGGATCCTCGCGCGCGCCTCGAAGAGGTCCTTCCCGATGAAGCGCCGGAAAGATTTCGCCCGCTCATTGGTGAGTACGGCTGGGACCACAATACGCTCTACATCCTGGAGAAAGATGGTGCGCTCCACGCCCTGATCGAATGGTTCGAGAGCTACCCCCTCACCGAGCTGAGTCCGAACCGGTTTGCCTTCCCCGACTACGGTCTCTATCACGGGGAAGAGCTGCGTTTCGAGGACGGCGCCGTCGTCGCCGCGAACGTCCGGTTCGAACGTCGCGACGTCGGGGCGAGTGAGGGCCAGACGTTCCGAATCACGCCGCTGCGACCCAGCGAGGAGCTTCGCCGCGAGGCTCTCGAGGCGAGCCCGCCAGAGGAAGCGGGAGACTTTCTCGACCCCGATCTCATCGAGCCGGTGAGCCTCGACCCCACGATCGGCCTGGACGTTCGCTACGCGACGACCAACAACTTCATGGGTGCGGTCTTTTACGATGAACCCCGGGCATTTCTGCAGAGAGCGGCTGCCGAAGCGCTGGTGCGCGCTCATCGGGCACTCGAAGCCGAGGGCTACGGCATACTCGTTCACGATGCCTATCGGCCCTGGTACGTGACGAAGATGTTTTGGGACGCGACGCCGGAAGAGCTCCGGATCTTCGTGGCCGACCCGTCGAGCGGTTCGCGCCACAACCGCGGCGCGGCCGCCGACGTGACGCTCTTCGATCGCAAGACCGGTGAGCCCGTCATCATGGTGGGAGGCTACGACGAGTTCTCGCCGCGCTCGTTTCCGGATTACCCGGGCGGAACTTCGCGTCAGCGCACTTTGCGAGAGCTCCTCCGCGGCGCGATGGAGGCGGAGGGCTTCGACGTCTACGAGTTCGAATGGTGGCATTTCGATTTTCGGGACTGGCAGAAGTACCCTATTCTGAATCGCACGTTCGACGAGCTCAGTCAGTGAAAAAGGAGTTGGAGCCGTGTCTCATCGTTTTCTGGTTTTAACAAGTATCGTGTTCGTTTCAGCCGGATCCACAAGCTCGGAGCAGAAGAGCGAGGGCGGGAGTGTGAACCCCCTACTGGCTCCCTGGACGGGTCCTTACGGCGTGCCGGCATTCGACCAGATGGATCTCGCCTCGCTGAAGCCCGCGCTCGAGGCGGGGATGGCGAAAAACCTCGCCGAGATGGATGCCATCGCCCAGAGCTCGGAGCCTCCCACTTTCGAGAACACGATCCTGGCGATGGAGCGCTCGGGGCGAGACCTGGGACGAGTTTTTGCCTACTACGGCGTTTGGAGCTCCAACCTGTCGACGCCGGAGTTTCGCGAAATCGAGCGAGAGATGGCACCCAGGCTGTCCGAGTTTCAGTCGAAGATAACCCAGAATGCCGCGCTATTCGAGCGCATTCGCGCGGTTCACGACGGCGCCGAGATGGGTTCGCTTCGATCGGATCAGCAGCGGCTCGTCCAGCTCATCTATGACGGCTTCGCTCGTAACGGGGCGACTCTGCAGGGAGAAGCAAAGGAGCGCTACGCCGCGATCGATCAGCGGCTAGCCGAGCTCGAGACGCAGTTCTCCAATAACGTTCTCGCCGACGAGGAGGGTTATGTGACCTATCTCGACGAGACGCAGCTGAGCGGGCTTCCGGCGTCCTTCGTGCAGTCGGCGGCCTCGGCCGCGAAAGAGCGCGGACAGGAAGGGAAGTACGCGGTCACCAACACCCGCTCCTCCATGGACCCCTTTCTGACGTTCTCGGACGAGCGCGACCTGCGCGAGAAGGTGTGGCGTACCTACTACGATCGGGGAGACAACGGCGACGAGCACGACAACAACGCCATCATCGCCGAGATCCTGAAACTTCGTCACGAGCGCGTCAACCTCCTCGGCTACGAGAATTATGCTTCCTGGCGCCTCGAGAATCGCATGGCAAAGACGCCGGAGCGCGCGTTCGAATTGATGCGAGCGGTCTGGCCCGCCGCGATCGCCCGGGTCGCCGAGGAGGTCGCGGATATGCAGGCGGTGGCGGACAAGGAGGGGAGCGGGGTCCAGATCGCCCCCTGGGACTACCGCTACTACGCGGAGAAGGTCCGCAAGGCGAAGTACGACCTCGATTCCGACGAGGTCAAGCAGTACCTGCAACTCGACAAGCTCAGGGAGGCGATGTTCATGGTTGCCGGCCAGTTGTTCGGCTTCGAGTTCGTTCCCATTGCCGAAGGTAAGGTTCCCGTCTTTCATCCCACGGTGAAGGTCTGGGAAGTGACGAACCGGACGACGGGAGAGCACATCGGCCTCTGGTATCTGGACCCCTACGCACGTACGGGGAAGCGTTCCGGCGCCTGGGCGACGAGCTACCGGAGTCGCGAGACTTTCGATGAGAAGCAGACGGTTCTCGCGTCCAACAACTCCAATTTCATCGCGGGAGCGCCGGGTGAACCGGTGCTGGTGTCCTGGAGCGACGCGGAGACGTTCTTTCACGAGTTCGGCCATGCGTTGCATGACTTCTCCTCGAACGTCGCCTACCCCACGTTGAACGGCGGGGTCAGAGATTACACCGAGTTCCAGTCGCAGCTCCTGGAGCGTTGGCTTCTGACGGATCGGGTCATCGACGGATACCTCGTCCACCACGAGACGGGAGAGCCGATTCCCGCAGACCTGGTGAGGAAGATCAAGAACGCCGCAACGTTCAACCAGGGTTTCGAGACCACTGAGTATCTGGCCTCGGCGCTCGTCGACATGATGTACCACACGACGGATCCCGACGGTGTCGATCCCGACGCCTTCGAGCGGGAGGCGCTCCGAGAGCTCGAAATGCCCGACGAGATCGTCATGCGGCATCGCTCGACCCACTTCAGTCACATCTTTTCCGGCGAGGGTTATTCCGCGGGCTATTACGGGTACCTGTGGGCGGACGTCTTGACCTCGGACGCCGCGGAGGCGTTTGCCGAGGCGCCCGGGGGCTTTTACGACAAGGAGGTAGCCGCGAGATTGGTCGAGCACCTCTTCGCTCCCAGAAACTCGG
The Vicinamibacteria bacterium genome window above contains:
- a CDS encoding helix-hairpin-helix domain-containing protein — translated: MRSSGWLRSLLVLVLTLGLSASGVLLFAQVGKNNGVVNPNLAGKDELLALPHLDETVVTAIMEKRPFLSMMDLHGLLKQSVSDDALKELYVKMFVPINLNTASEDEILLVPSVGPRMAHEFEEYRPYKALAQFRREMGKYVDDAEVARLEQYVFVPIDLNTATEEDILSIPGVGDRMLKEFLEYRPYQSMAQFRREIGKYVDDKELARLERYVTLNQP
- a CDS encoding serine hydrolase — encoded protein: MARTLVVVLLLAVACGPAATETGQVVDSISSFIQEEMTTKTIPALSIALVDSDETVWATGYGHADAESGLAATAETVYRVGSVSKLFTDIAVMQLVERGELDLDAPLAEYVPELSFSKDVTLRQLMSHRAGVVREPPVGNYFDPSEPTLEATIESLDGLPLVYEPESRTKYSNAGIALVGYVLERTQDAPFTDYIEKNVLSAFGMSHSSFVPPPEVATGTMWTYDGRVFEAPTFQLGMAPAGSLYASVDDLARFMSALFRGGDGVISPRTLASMFEPQFRHRDPSASYGLGFSIGELDGARLVRHGGAIYGFSTELAFLPEEKLGVVAVASKDFTNAVVERIARHALRCLLAAKSGLPLPRAETTSPLPSGKARELAGRYPDFRLLARGDRLYLDEKANVVEVRMRGGELVVDSPIAYGRVVDPDPRARLEEVLPDEAPERFRPLIGEYGWDHNTLYILEKDGALHALIEWFESYPLTELSPNRFAFPDYGLYHGEELRFEDGAVVAANVRFERRDVGASEGQTFRITPLRPSEELRREALEASPPEEAGDFLDPDLIEPVSLDPTIGLDVRYATTNNFMGAVFYDEPRAFLQRAAAEALVRAHRALEAEGYGILVHDAYRPWYVTKMFWDATPEELRIFVADPSSGSRHNRGAAADVTLFDRKTGEPVIMVGGYDEFSPRSFPDYPGGTSRQRTLRELLRGAMEAEGFDVYEFEWWHFDFRDWQKYPILNRTFDELSQ
- a CDS encoding M3 family metallopeptidase; this encodes MVFVSAGSTSSEQKSEGGSVNPLLAPWTGPYGVPAFDQMDLASLKPALEAGMAKNLAEMDAIAQSSEPPTFENTILAMERSGRDLGRVFAYYGVWSSNLSTPEFREIEREMAPRLSEFQSKITQNAALFERIRAVHDGAEMGSLRSDQQRLVQLIYDGFARNGATLQGEAKERYAAIDQRLAELETQFSNNVLADEEGYVTYLDETQLSGLPASFVQSAASAAKERGQEGKYAVTNTRSSMDPFLTFSDERDLREKVWRTYYDRGDNGDEHDNNAIIAEILKLRHERVNLLGYENYASWRLENRMAKTPERAFELMRAVWPAAIARVAEEVADMQAVADKEGSGVQIAPWDYRYYAEKVRKAKYDLDSDEVKQYLQLDKLREAMFMVAGQLFGFEFVPIAEGKVPVFHPTVKVWEVTNRTTGEHIGLWYLDPYARTGKRSGAWATSYRSRETFDEKQTVLASNNSNFIAGAPGEPVLVSWSDAETFFHEFGHALHDFSSNVAYPTLNGGVRDYTEFQSQLLERWLLTDRVIDGYLVHHETGEPIPADLVRKIKNAATFNQGFETTEYLASALVDMMYHTTDPDGVDPDAFEREALRELEMPDEIVMRHRSTHFSHIFSGEGYSAGYYGYLWADVLTSDAAEAFAEAPGGFYDKEVAARLVEHLFAPRNSVDPAEAYRAFRGRDARIDALMRDRGFPVPASDDAASSVAQ